Proteins encoded by one window of Aliivibrio wodanis:
- the rbn gene encoding tRNA-processing ribonuclease BN encodes MEEKIKHKLRISWSYFLFLKQRIIHDRLTVSAGYMAYITLLSLVPLITVLLSVLSQFPIFSGAGETVQAFVIQNFVPAASDAVESSLNEFIANTGKMTAVGSGFLFVAAVMLISTIDKNLNYIWRVKQGRRTIYSFSLYWMIITLGPLLVGASIATTSYLTSLKIMDDEIVSSFYRTLLGWLPIILSLSAFVGLYLLVPNKKVRVSHALIGAMSAGCLFEVSKVGFAHYITQFPSYQVIYGALAAVPILFVWVYLCWIIVLLGAEITASLGEFDGWLAGDMNIDILESDIDVLTEQQGFIKSDSTDPESK; translated from the coding sequence ATGGAAGAAAAAATAAAACACAAGCTAAGGATTAGCTGGTCATATTTTTTATTTTTAAAGCAACGGATTATTCATGACAGGCTGACTGTTAGTGCTGGTTATATGGCTTACATTACGTTGCTATCATTAGTGCCTTTGATTACCGTATTACTTTCAGTGCTTTCTCAATTTCCTATTTTTTCAGGAGCAGGAGAGACAGTCCAAGCATTTGTGATTCAAAACTTTGTTCCTGCTGCTAGTGATGCCGTTGAATCCAGCTTAAATGAATTCATAGCAAACACGGGTAAGATGACAGCGGTTGGTTCTGGATTTTTATTTGTGGCAGCAGTCATGTTGATATCTACCATAGATAAGAACCTCAATTATATTTGGCGAGTAAAGCAAGGGCGTCGCACCATATATTCTTTTTCTCTCTATTGGATGATAATTACGTTAGGGCCTTTGCTAGTAGGGGCGAGTATTGCAACTACATCTTACCTAACGTCTTTAAAAATCATGGACGATGAAATTGTCTCTAGTTTTTATCGGACTTTATTAGGTTGGTTGCCTATCATATTGTCATTATCTGCATTTGTTGGATTGTATTTATTAGTCCCCAATAAAAAAGTACGCGTGAGTCATGCCTTGATTGGGGCGATGTCAGCGGGCTGTTTATTTGAAGTGAGTAAAGTCGGTTTTGCTCACTACATTACGCAATTCCCGTCTTACCAAGTCATTTATGGAGCGCTTGCCGCGGTACCTATCTTATTCGTGTGGGTTTATTTATGCTGGATTATTGTGCTTCTAGGTGCAGAGATTACCGCCAGCTTAGGCGAGTTTGATGGATGGTTAGCAGGAGATATGAATATAGATATACTTGAATCAGACATTGACGTATTAACAGAACAGCAAGGATTTATTAAAAGTGATAGCACTGATCCAGAGAGTAAGTGA
- the dtd gene encoding D-tyrosyl-tRNA(tyr) deacylase: MIALIQRVSEAAVKVDGEITGEINQGLLILLGVEREDDEAKAKRLMERVLTYRIFEDQDGKMNLNVQQIGGSVLVVSQFTLPADTKKGTRPGFSKGAHPAEAERLYDYFSDLCEGQINTQRGRFAADMKVSLVNDGPVTFWLQV; the protein is encoded by the coding sequence GTGATAGCACTGATCCAGAGAGTAAGTGAAGCCGCAGTAAAAGTTGACGGTGAGATCACGGGTGAGATTAATCAAGGGTTATTGATCTTACTTGGCGTAGAAAGAGAAGATGATGAAGCCAAAGCAAAACGCTTAATGGAACGAGTACTGACTTATCGAATTTTTGAAGATCAAGACGGTAAGATGAACTTAAATGTGCAACAAATTGGCGGTAGTGTGTTAGTCGTTTCGCAATTTACTTTACCAGCAGATACAAAGAAGGGCACTCGCCCAGGCTTCTCTAAAGGCGCGCATCCAGCAGAAGCTGAGCGCTTGTATGATTACTTTTCAGATTTATGTGAAGGGCAAATAAATACACAAAGAGGCCGTTTTGCGGCAGACATGAAGGTGTCGCTAGTGAATGATGGACCAGTGACGTTTTGGTTGCAGGTATAG
- a CDS encoding putative acyltransferase: MFRLITPTTEAELKAYYHFRWQVLREPWRQPEGSERDAYDDTSQHRMILDGRGQPIAIGRLYLTPDNDGQIRYMAVSSNYRGKGIGALIMVALESYARQEGAKRLVCNAREEAIPFYVRNGFENQGELSDERGPIRHQQMLKQLDPLADVLRRPDWCAELQDRWEKEIPISDKMGIKITQYTGYRFEVGAVLNANLNPHNTMFAGSIFTMGTLTAWGMVWLLLKERGLDTTSIMLVDSHIRYRQPITETPKGITSLHCLQGDFDRLKSGKRARVKVTVALCNGDTPAAEFSGTFMLIRE, encoded by the coding sequence ATGTTTCGACTGATCACCCCAACCACAGAGGCTGAACTAAAAGCCTACTACCATTTCCGTTGGCAAGTATTACGTGAACCTTGGCGTCAGCCTGAAGGTTCAGAGCGTGATGCCTATGATGATACAAGTCAGCATAGAATGATTCTAGATGGTCGAGGTCAGCCGATAGCGATAGGACGTTTGTATTTAACCCCCGATAATGATGGTCAAATACGCTATATGGCGGTTTCCTCTAATTATCGAGGGAAAGGTATAGGTGCACTTATAATGGTCGCCTTAGAGTCTTACGCGCGTCAAGAGGGTGCAAAGCGTTTAGTTTGTAATGCACGAGAAGAGGCAATTCCCTTTTATGTTCGTAATGGATTTGAAAACCAAGGAGAGCTAAGTGATGAGCGTGGCCCGATCCGTCACCAGCAAATGCTTAAGCAACTCGATCCTCTTGCAGATGTATTACGTCGCCCAGATTGGTGTGCAGAATTACAAGACCGTTGGGAGAAAGAGATCCCGATCAGCGATAAAATGGGGATTAAAATCACCCAATACACAGGTTATCGATTTGAAGTTGGAGCGGTATTAAATGCCAACTTGAATCCACACAACACCATGTTTGCGGGCAGCATTTTTACGATGGGAACTCTCACCGCATGGGGGATGGTGTGGTTGCTCCTAAAAGAGCGTGGCTTAGATACAACCAGTATTATGTTGGTTGATAGTCATATCCGTTATCGTCAACCGATTACTGAAACCCCGAAAGGTATTACTTCATTGCATTGCTTGCAAGGGGATTTTGATCGCTTGAAATCAGGTAAACGAGCGAGAGTAAAAGTGACGGTTGCCTTGTGTAATGGTGACACGCCTGCGGCTGAGTTTTCAGGAACGTTTATGTTGATCAGGGAGTAA
- the trmH gene encoding tRNA guanosine-2'-O-methyltransferase → MNLERYQRITSVLKSRQTDLTLCLEEVHKPNNVSAIIRTADATGVHKVHAVWPTEQMKTLSHTSAGARNWVEVETHKNIDDAFAVLKGQGMQILATNLSDTAVDFREIDYTKPTAIILGSEKTGISKKALAMADHDIIIPMVGMVQSLNVSVASALILYEAQRQRDLAGMYDREESALPAEYINNVLFERGHPVLAKVAKRKGLPLPELDETGQIVADEAWWARMQAAD, encoded by the coding sequence ATGAACTTAGAACGCTATCAACGAATTACTTCTGTATTAAAATCTCGTCAAACTGACCTTACACTTTGCTTAGAAGAAGTGCATAAACCCAATAACGTCTCAGCGATCATCCGTACTGCTGACGCGACTGGTGTACACAAAGTTCACGCGGTTTGGCCAACAGAGCAAATGAAAACCTTGTCTCATACCTCTGCGGGCGCTCGTAATTGGGTGGAAGTAGAAACACATAAAAACATTGATGATGCTTTTGCGGTTTTAAAGGGCCAAGGCATGCAGATCCTTGCGACGAACTTGTCTGATACTGCCGTTGATTTTCGTGAAATCGATTACACCAAACCAACGGCTATTATCTTAGGTAGTGAGAAAACAGGCATTAGCAAGAAAGCATTAGCAATGGCTGATCATGACATTATCATTCCTATGGTTGGTATGGTGCAGTCTTTAAATGTATCTGTTGCCAGTGCCTTGATTTTATATGAAGCACAGCGTCAGCGTGATTTAGCTGGGATGTATGACCGTGAAGAGAGTGCGTTGCCAGCAGAGTATATTAATAATGTCTTGTTTGAACGTGGCCACCCTGTACTTGCTAAAGTAGCGAAGCGTAAAGGTTTACCACTTCCAGAGTTAGATGAAACTGGGCAGATCGTGGCGGATGAGGCGTGGTGGGCAAGAATGCAGGCGGCGGATTAG
- the spoT gene encoding guanosine-3',5'-bisbis(diphosphate) 3'-pyrophosphydrolase yields the protein MDLFDSLKDVAKDYLPEPHIEALRRSYLVAKEAHEGQTRSSGEPYIIHPVAVARILAEMRLDHKTLMAALLHDVIEDTEVSKEELAEQFGETVAELVDGVSKLDKLKFRDKKEAQAENFRKMVMAMVQDIRVILIKLADRTHNMRTLGALRPDKRRRIARETLEIFSPLAHRLGIHNIKTELEELGFEALYPNRYRVLKKVVKSARGNRKEMIQKIHSEIEGRLAEAGIKGRVLGREKNLFSIYHKMKNKEQRFHTIMDIYAFRVVTDNVDTCYRALGQVHSIYKPRPGRIKDYIAVPKANGYQSLHTSMVGPHGVPVEVQIRTEDMEQMANKGVAAHWSYKEGDNSSTTAQIRAQRWMQSLLELQQSAGSSFEFIENVKSDLFPNEIYVFTPKGRIFELPVGATAVDFAYAVHSDVGNSCVGSRVNRQPYPLSKPLKSGQTVEIISAPGARPNAAWLNYVVTSKARTKIRQVLKTMRKEDSVILGRRLLNHALGHNVSLDDITEENITHVLSDLKLATQDDLLAAIGLGELMSIVVARRLLGDADELTEQNSSNIETSTGKKLPIRGADGILLTFANCCRPIPGDHIIAHVSPGRGLVVHMEDCANVRGYQKELDKYMGVEWADEFDQEFATALDIDIQNHQGALADLANVIAGTGSNIRGITTEEKDGRLYTVTVELTTKDRTHLAEIMRRIRVMPHALKVRRHKN from the coding sequence TTGGATTTATTCGATAGCCTGAAAGATGTTGCCAAAGATTACCTGCCAGAGCCTCACATTGAGGCTCTTCGTCGATCTTATCTGGTAGCAAAAGAAGCCCATGAAGGGCAAACTCGCTCAAGTGGCGAACCTTATATCATTCATCCAGTAGCGGTGGCTCGAATTCTTGCAGAAATGCGACTCGACCATAAAACGCTAATGGCTGCACTGCTTCACGATGTTATTGAAGACACTGAAGTTAGCAAGGAAGAGCTAGCAGAGCAATTTGGCGAAACTGTTGCCGAATTAGTGGATGGTGTTTCTAAGCTGGACAAACTTAAGTTCCGCGATAAAAAAGAAGCACAGGCTGAAAACTTCCGAAAAATGGTCATGGCGATGGTGCAAGACATCCGCGTTATTTTGATCAAACTTGCTGACCGTACTCATAATATGCGTACATTGGGTGCTCTACGCCCCGATAAACGCCGCCGTATTGCCCGTGAAACCTTAGAAATTTTCTCTCCTTTGGCTCATCGCCTTGGTATCCACAATATTAAAACTGAACTTGAAGAGTTAGGTTTTGAAGCCCTTTACCCAAATCGCTATCGCGTATTGAAGAAAGTAGTAAAGTCGGCTCGTGGTAACCGTAAAGAGATGATCCAAAAAATCCATTCCGAAATTGAAGGCCGCCTTGCAGAAGCTGGTATTAAAGGACGAGTATTGGGCCGAGAGAAAAACCTGTTCTCTATTTATCATAAAATGAAAAACAAAGAACAGCGCTTTCATACCATTATGGATATCTATGCGTTCCGAGTCGTTACGGACAATGTCGATACTTGTTATCGTGCATTAGGTCAGGTTCATAGTATCTATAAACCTCGCCCTGGTCGTATTAAAGATTACATTGCTGTACCAAAAGCCAATGGTTACCAATCGCTTCACACCTCAATGGTTGGCCCTCACGGTGTCCCTGTTGAAGTGCAGATCCGTACTGAAGACATGGAACAAATGGCGAATAAAGGTGTGGCAGCACACTGGTCGTACAAAGAGGGTGATAACTCTAGTACTACGGCACAGATCCGCGCTCAGCGTTGGATGCAAAGCTTACTTGAACTGCAACAGAGTGCAGGTAGCTCATTTGAATTTATTGAAAACGTAAAATCGGATTTATTCCCGAATGAAATTTACGTATTCACACCAAAAGGCCGTATTTTTGAATTGCCTGTTGGTGCAACAGCGGTTGATTTCGCGTACGCGGTTCACTCTGATGTGGGCAATAGTTGTGTTGGCTCTCGTGTTAACCGTCAGCCTTACCCTCTAAGTAAACCACTGAAGAGCGGTCAAACGGTTGAGATCATCAGTGCTCCGGGGGCGCGTCCAAACGCGGCTTGGCTAAACTATGTTGTGACCTCAAAAGCACGAACTAAGATCCGCCAAGTACTAAAAACCATGCGTAAAGAAGATTCTGTGATTTTAGGTCGCCGTCTACTTAATCACGCATTAGGTCATAATGTCTCTTTAGATGATATTACTGAAGAAAACATAACTCACGTCTTATCAGATCTAAAATTAGCGACACAAGACGATTTGTTAGCGGCTATTGGTTTAGGTGAGTTAATGAGTATTGTCGTTGCACGCCGATTACTTGGTGATGCCGATGAACTGACAGAACAAAACTCATCGAACATTGAGACATCTACGGGTAAGAAGTTACCTATCCGTGGCGCTGATGGCATCTTACTGACATTTGCAAACTGTTGTCGCCCTATTCCTGGTGATCACATTATTGCTCACGTAAGTCCTGGACGTGGTCTTGTGGTTCATATGGAAGACTGTGCGAACGTTCGTGGTTATCAGAAAGAATTAGATAAGTACATGGGCGTTGAATGGGCTGATGAATTCGATCAAGAATTTGCAACAGCTCTGGATATTGACATCCAAAATCACCAAGGTGCATTAGCAGATTTAGCCAATGTCATTGCTGGTACTGGGTCTAATATCCGTGGTATCACAACCGAAGAAAAAGACGGTCGCTTATATACGGTGACGGTTGAATTAACGACAAAAGATCGTACGCACTTAGCGGAAATCATGCGTCGTATTCGTGTTATGCCACACGCGCTGAAAGTTCGTAGACATAAGAACTAG
- the rpoZ gene encoding DNA-directed RNA polymerase, omega chain, whose protein sequence is MARVTVQDAVEKIGNRFDLVLVSSRRARQMQTGGKDALVPEENDKTTVIALREIEEGLITKDLLDARERQEQQEQDAAELAAVSSITHNR, encoded by the coding sequence ATGGCACGTGTAACCGTTCAAGACGCAGTTGAGAAAATCGGCAACCGTTTCGACCTTGTTTTAGTATCATCTCGTCGCGCACGTCAAATGCAAACTGGTGGTAAAGATGCGCTAGTGCCTGAAGAGAACGATAAAACAACTGTTATCGCTCTTCGTGAAATTGAAGAAGGCCTGATCACAAAAGATCTACTTGATGCTCGTGAACGTCAAGAACAACAAGAGCAAGATGCCGCAGAATTAGCAGCAGTTAGCTCAATCACACACAATCGTTAA
- the gmk gene encoding 5'guanylate kinase — protein sequence MSKGTLYIVSAPSGAGKSSLISALLESNPTYAMKVSVSHTTRGMRPGESDGVHYHFIQKEHFEELIEKNEFLEYAEVFGNYYGTSRIWIEETLDKGIDVFLDIDWQGARQIREQMPLAKSVFILPPSNGELERRLNARGQDSDAVIAKRMSEAKSEISHYSEYDYVIINDDFDTAQMDFRSIIRAERLKQDKQTMKYKGMLEALLAD from the coding sequence ATGAGTAAAGGTACACTTTATATTGTGTCAGCGCCAAGTGGTGCTGGTAAGTCGAGTTTGATCTCGGCACTGTTAGAAAGCAACCCAACTTATGCTATGAAGGTCTCGGTGTCTCATACTACTCGCGGTATGCGCCCAGGAGAATCTGATGGGGTGCATTATCACTTTATTCAGAAAGAGCATTTTGAAGAGCTAATTGAAAAAAATGAATTTTTAGAATACGCAGAAGTATTTGGTAATTATTACGGAACTTCTCGTATTTGGATCGAAGAAACTCTTGATAAAGGCATTGATGTGTTCTTAGATATTGATTGGCAAGGTGCCCGTCAAATTCGTGAACAAATGCCTTTAGCAAAAAGCGTATTTATTCTTCCTCCATCAAATGGGGAATTAGAACGACGCTTAAATGCACGTGGTCAAGACAGCGATGCTGTTATTGCTAAGCGCATGAGTGAAGCAAAATCAGAAATATCTCACTATAGTGAATACGACTATGTGATCATTAATGATGATTTTGATACTGCACAAATGGACTTTCGTTCAATTATTCGTGCAGAGCGCTTAAAGCAAGATAAACAAACTATGAAATACAAAGGCATGTTAGAAGCTCTATTAGCTGACTAA
- a CDS encoding phosphate-starvation-inducible E, which translates to MPSHLPKSFSKPFLKVFHILEAILLVAITLATLFAMVNEFIHVFSVRQIQLTDILLMFIYLEVLAMVQQFVMNGKIPVRYPIYIAMMAIARYITLGMKELDAVLVVWLALAAFILAAATLLIRVGHHYWPYEAHQKSKQYDE; encoded by the coding sequence ATGCCTTCTCATTTACCTAAATCGTTTAGTAAACCATTTCTGAAAGTTTTCCATATATTGGAAGCGATACTGTTAGTCGCAATTACCTTAGCGACTCTCTTTGCCATGGTAAATGAATTTATCCATGTATTTTCAGTAAGGCAGATCCAATTGACCGATATCTTATTGATGTTTATCTATCTTGAAGTCTTGGCAATGGTGCAGCAATTTGTGATGAACGGTAAAATCCCAGTTCGTTATCCTATCTATATCGCAATGATGGCAATCGCTCGCTACATCACTTTAGGTATGAAGGAATTAGACGCGGTATTGGTCGTATGGTTAGCATTAGCTGCCTTTATTTTAGCCGCGGCGACACTATTGATCCGAGTCGGTCATCACTATTGGCCGTATGAAGCACACCAGAAAAGCAAGCAATACGATGAATAA